From Mesorhizobium sp. Pch-S:
CGTAGCCCATGACGGCCGCAAGGCGATGCTCGCTGCCATCTTCGGTGGCGGGGAAGAGGAAGACGTGCCTCCCGAGCCCGAAAAGCTTCCCGAAATGACGCCGGCTCTTTTCCGGGCAATGTTTGCGAGATGATCCATGCCCATTGCTGATCTTGGCATTTCGGTACGGTCCGGTGAGGTAAAACAGGCCACAGGTGACCTCGACCGCCTGACCTCCTCGTCGACTAAGGCGGATGCGGCTATCGAACGTCTTGGCCGCTCGTCGGCAACGGCCAATGCGGACTTCGGCAGGGTCTCGGCCGGCGTAGAGCAGGCCAATGCGGCCCTGACCCGTCTCGTAGCACTCGGCGAGCAGAGCAACGCAGCACTGTCTCGCATCGCCTCTGGCAGCGTCGTCGCTCGGGACGGACTGCGCCAGGTCGCGCGTGAGGCCGACAACACCATCACCCGCGTCCGCGCCATGAACGACAACATGGCTCAGTTCCGCCGTCAGAACTTGACCTATCAGTTGTTCGATGTCGGGCAGATGGCAGCGCTTGGCCAGAACCCAGCGATGACGCTGATGCAGCAGGGTCCGCAGATTGCGCAGCTCTATGCCGGGCAGGGAGGTGTCAACGCTGCGCTCAGGGACGCCGGCACGCTCGCAGGCGGACTTATCACCAAGCTTTGGCCCGTCGGCATCGCGGCGGCGGCTGGTGGCCTCGCTATTCGTGGCCTGCAAAGCGACATCGAGAAGGCGACTGGCAAGACGATCGAGTTTGGCGACGCGGCGGCCGGCGCTTTCCGCGCAATCAAGGAGGATATCACCGCCCAACTGAAGCCCGTGATCGACGACGTCTCACCTTGGTTCAGTGCGGCTTGGGATACGGTCGGCGGTGGCGCGGTAACCGCGGCGGAAACGATCATCAACAGCTTCCACGCAGCCTATGTCGACGTCGAATATCTCTGGAGCCAATTCCCCAACATGATGGGCTCGCTCGTCACCAAAGGTCTGAACGCCATGGTTGGCGGCATCCAGACCATGATCCAGACCGGCGCGACCTACATCGATGCGTTCCTGGAGAAGATCAACGCTGCACTGGAAAAGGCGGATGCGCTGTTCCCCGGTGGTGGGTATCGGCTCGGTACGATCGGCAAGATCGACTTCGGTCCGCCACTGCCAGATCCGTATTCGGACAGCCTGAGCAAGGCCACCGAGGAGCGGAACCGGCGCGTCAACGAGATCATGACCAGCACACCGCTGCGCGACTATTACAGGACGCTGCGTGATCGTGTTGGCGGGGATTTGCACTTCAACCTGCCCACGGGTGGCACAGGCAGTCCAATCCCGCTGCCCAACTTCCGCGGCGTCGACGACATCCCAGGTGATCAGGAATACCTGCAGGACTTCCAGAAGAAGAACGAGGTCAGGATCAGGCAGCTTGAAGACCAGAAGAATGCACTCGGCCTGACCGGTGCCGCGCTTGAGGCCTTCCGCGTCCAGCAGGAGGCAGTGAACTCGGCTCTCTCGGCCAACATCGAGTTGACGCCGGAACAGCTTGAACTGATCAAGAAGCAGGCCGCTGCCTATGGCGAGATGGCCGAGGCATTGGCGAAGGCGAAGCTGGCGAAGGATCTCGCCTTTGAGCGTGATCAACTCGGCCGTAGCGATGTCGAACAGGCGGTTGCGGCCACACTGAAGCAGTACGGACTTGGCGAAGATCTCAACGGCCCGGAAGCTGCGATCATCCGTTCCAACGAGTTGCTGAAGAAGCAGGTCGATCTCTGGAAGGATGTCCGCAAGGGCGGCATGGACGCCTATTCCGACATCTTCGACCTGGCATTCGACGGCTTCGACAACTGGCAGGAACGTCTCAGCGACATCGCCAAGGACATGGCGAAGAACATCTTCGACTTGTCGGTCAAGAACCCGTTCCTGAACGAGCAGTATGGCGCCAACCTCCCGACGATGAACCAGACCGGTGGCATTGGCGGCTTCTTCGCTACCATGCTCGGGATGACGCCGAACCCGGCCATCAATGCCCTTGGAACGCAGAGCGTTGGCGCGATGACTGTCAATGCGGCCTCGGTGGTCGTGATGGGTTCTATCGGGGTCGGCGGCGCCGATGGTGTTTTGAACCGCGTCTTCTCGCCGGCAAACAGCAATGGCCTGAAGGCGTCCGACTATGCGCCGATGTCGTTGTCAGGCATCGGTTCGCCAGGCTCGCTAGGAAGCAATGCGCCATACAACGTCGCGAACGCTACCAGCTTCATCAAGCAGTACGCCTCTGCGATCGGCATAGATCCGGATATCGCGCTCAAGGTGGCGCGGTCCGAGGGGCTTGGCGCCGGCATTTGGCAGAGCAACTACAGCAAGGGTGGTTTCCGCGAGCCTTCGTTCGGACCGTTCCAGCTTTTGAAGGGCGGGCAGGGCACCGGCTTCGGAACAGGTCTCGGCAACCGGTTCATGCAACAAACCGGCCTTGACCCGGCTGATCCGGCGAATTGGCAAAAGTCGACGGCGTTCGCGCTAGATCAGGCCAAG
This genomic window contains:
- a CDS encoding phage tail length tape measure family protein — translated: MPIADLGISVRSGEVKQATGDLDRLTSSSTKADAAIERLGRSSATANADFGRVSAGVEQANAALTRLVALGEQSNAALSRIASGSVVARDGLRQVAREADNTITRVRAMNDNMAQFRRQNLTYQLFDVGQMAALGQNPAMTLMQQGPQIAQLYAGQGGVNAALRDAGTLAGGLITKLWPVGIAAAAGGLAIRGLQSDIEKATGKTIEFGDAAAGAFRAIKEDITAQLKPVIDDVSPWFSAAWDTVGGGAVTAAETIINSFHAAYVDVEYLWSQFPNMMGSLVTKGLNAMVGGIQTMIQTGATYIDAFLEKINAALEKADALFPGGGYRLGTIGKIDFGPPLPDPYSDSLSKATEERNRRVNEIMTSTPLRDYYRTLRDRVGGDLHFNLPTGGTGSPIPLPNFRGVDDIPGDQEYLQDFQKKNEVRIRQLEDQKNALGLTGAALEAFRVQQEAVNSALSANIELTPEQLELIKKQAAAYGEMAEALAKAKLAKDLAFERDQLGRSDVEQAVAATLKQYGLGEDLNGPEAAIIRSNELLKKQVDLWKDVRKGGMDAYSDIFDLAFDGFDNWQERLSDIAKDMAKNIFDLSVKNPFLNEQYGANLPTMNQTGGIGGFFATMLGMTPNPAINALGTQSVGAMTVNAASVVVMGSIGVGGADGVLNRVFSPANSNGLKASDYAPMSLSGIGSPGSLGSNAPYNVANATSFIKQYASAIGIDPDIALKVARSEGLGAGIWQSNYSKGGFREPSFGPFQLLKGGQGTGFGTGLGNRFMQQTGLDPADPANWQKSTAFALDQAKAGGWGPWYGAKNQGITGFMGIDRSAEKATAALDNLSTGTVDAGKGLNAFGGGMGKLGNALSQFPGAPGGGGGGFLGGLGKMLGGGLNSLFSGTKAFSWLSANPGGSIGLFADGTENAPAGWAWVGEEGPELRKLRAGDVIRSNPRSMEMMANARGIGPSKTEMHFHNAPPVLHQQEEDDGEGGKRMDIWFEQQTAKATSRRGSAANKALASMGLTRPMKVR